Proteins found in one SAR202 cluster bacterium genomic segment:
- the purD gene encoding phosphoribosylamine--glycine ligase, with protein sequence MKVLIVGSGGREHAIAWSIRKTNSENLQIYVAPGNAGTLPFATNVNIQITQIKELTTFAKENKIDLTIVGSETPLDLGIVDIFRMNSLKIFGPSKKASQIESSKEFAKNIMNKANVPTADSITFDSYQESIKFLSRKTPPFVIKANGLAAGKGVTIATSHEEAYEALDNCLNKQIFGESGKTVLIEEFLEGKELSIFAFTDGNYISPLIGACDYKRVYDNDLGPNTGGMGGYSPPYILNSTLNQEINSKIITPTIHEMAKNNTPFSGILYGGLILTNQGPKVIEYNCRLGDPEAEILLPLLDSNLFEICQAGAENSLSHSEIRWSSDSSVGIVITSKGYPNDYETDKIISIGNIKNNCTIFHNGTSVDKENNLISSGGRVLTIVSTNNTIENARKDVYESIKSVNFIDSHYRTDIAKTTDR encoded by the coding sequence ATGAAAGTTCTTATTGTAGGATCTGGTGGTAGAGAACATGCAATTGCATGGTCTATACGAAAAACAAATAGCGAAAATCTTCAAATATATGTAGCGCCAGGAAATGCAGGGACATTGCCTTTTGCTACTAATGTAAATATTCAAATTACCCAAATAAAAGAACTTACAACTTTTGCTAAAGAAAATAAAATTGATTTAACTATAGTAGGATCAGAAACTCCATTAGATTTAGGAATTGTAGATATATTTAGAATGAATAGTCTAAAAATATTTGGGCCATCAAAAAAAGCTTCTCAAATAGAATCAAGTAAAGAATTTGCAAAAAATATCATGAATAAAGCTAATGTCCCTACCGCCGACAGTATAACCTTTGACTCCTATCAAGAATCAATCAAATTTTTATCTAGAAAAACACCCCCATTTGTTATCAAGGCAAATGGCCTTGCAGCAGGTAAAGGTGTAACAATTGCCACATCGCATGAAGAAGCTTATGAAGCTTTAGATAACTGTTTAAATAAACAAATTTTTGGAGAATCAGGTAAAACTGTTTTAATTGAGGAATTTTTAGAAGGTAAAGAATTAAGTATATTTGCTTTTACAGATGGAAATTATATTTCACCGCTTATTGGAGCGTGTGACTATAAACGCGTTTATGATAACGATTTAGGGCCAAATACTGGAGGAATGGGAGGATATAGCCCTCCATATATTTTGAACAGTACTTTAAATCAAGAAATAAACTCAAAGATTATCACACCCACTATCCACGAAATGGCTAAAAACAATACGCCTTTTTCAGGAATTTTATATGGCGGATTGATTCTAACAAATCAAGGTCCAAAAGTAATTGAATATAACTGCAGGTTAGGAGATCCAGAAGCAGAAATATTACTTCCGTTATTAGATAGTAATTTATTCGAGATATGCCAAGCAGGTGCTGAAAACTCTCTAAGTCATTCAGAAATACGATGGTCAAGTGACTCTAGTGTAGGTATAGTTATAACGTCAAAAGGATATCCAAACGATTATGAAACAGATAAAATTATATCTATAGGAAATATAAAAAATAATTGCACAATATTCCATAACGGAACAAGCGTTGATAAAGAGAATAATTTAATATCTTCTGGGGGGCGTGTATTAACTATTGTCTCTACAAATAATACTATTGAAAATGCACGAAAAGATGTTTACGAATCTATAAAATCTGTTAATTTTATAGATTCCCATTATAGAACAGATATAGCTAAAACTACCGACAGATAA
- the purE gene encoding 5-(carboxyamino)imidazole ribonucleotide mutase, translating to MIKVGILIGSKTDLPYTEPTLQILTEMGIEHELNILSAHRKPQAVAEYSQQAKAKGIEVIIAMAGGAAALPGTVAAWTEIPVIGVPLPTSEVKGIDALYAIVQMPPGIPVGCVGIGEWGARNAAYLAASIVGLQDEKVRDLYEKYRKNLREN from the coding sequence ATGATTAAAGTCGGTATTTTAATTGGCAGTAAAACTGATCTTCCATATACAGAACCAACCCTCCAAATACTTACTGAAATGGGTATAGAGCATGAATTAAATATATTATCAGCTCATAGAAAACCGCAGGCAGTAGCCGAATATTCACAACAAGCTAAGGCAAAAGGTATAGAAGTAATAATTGCTATGGCTGGCGGAGCTGCAGCTCTACCAGGTACAGTTGCTGCATGGACAGAAATCCCTGTAATTGGTGTACCACTCCCTACAAGTGAAGTAAAAGGAATTGATGCATTATACGCTATAGTTCAAATGCCTCCGGGGATTCCTGTTGGATGTGTAGGTATCGGAGAATGGGGCGCAAGAAATGCAGCTTATTTAGCAGCTTCTATTGTAGGATTACAAGACGAAAAAGTCAGAGATTTATATGAAAAATATAGAAAAAACCTACGAGAAAATTAA
- a CDS encoding HAD-IB family phosphatase, whose amino-acid sequence MTNKNITVLIDFDDTITTTNIAHIVLSEFAEPNWPEIRQQFIQGEIPPEGYFETPFENISAEKSIQTKHIQQHAIVRPGFVEFNNFCMENRINIIIVSRGLDYYIEAVLDKYEITNIPIYAVPTKFNGEKMKIISKYTDINCNQWGICKCSVLEKYRKTSDVIIYIGDGQNDLCPARKSNIIFARDALLRHCKQENIAFYRFSDFTTIQTEVTKIIEENND is encoded by the coding sequence ATGACTAACAAAAATATTACTGTCTTGATTGATTTTGATGACACTATTACCACAACCAATATCGCTCATATAGTATTATCAGAATTTGCTGAACCTAACTGGCCAGAAATTAGACAGCAATTTATTCAGGGTGAAATACCTCCAGAAGGCTATTTTGAGACACCTTTTGAAAATATTTCAGCCGAAAAATCCATCCAAACTAAACATATACAACAACATGCTATAGTTAGACCAGGATTTGTTGAGTTTAATAATTTTTGTATGGAAAACCGTATAAATATTATTATTGTTAGCAGGGGGTTAGATTACTACATTGAAGCTGTTCTTGATAAATACGAAATAACAAACATACCAATATATGCAGTCCCAACAAAATTTAACGGGGAAAAGATGAAAATCATATCAAAGTATACCGATATCAATTGTAATCAATGGGGAATATGTAAATGCAGTGTGTTAGAAAAATACCGTAAAACTAGTGATGTAATTATTTATATCGGTGATGGACAAAATGACTTATGTCCTGCAAGAAAAAGTAATATTATTTTCGCTAGAGATGCATTGTTAAGACATTGCAAACAAGAAAATATCGCTTTTTACCGATTTAGCGATTTTACAACTATACAAACAGAAGTTACGAAAATAATAGAGGAAAATAATGATTGA
- a CDS encoding adenylosuccinate lyase — protein MIDRYAREIMKSIWSEKTKYDNWLKVELAVCEAWSEIGIIPLEDMKKLQNATYNLIRINEIFDQTKHDMTAFTRSITEQIGEEGRWIHLGITSNDVIDTAQNLQLVESANQLLNELESAITAVKTKAIEHKNTLIMGRTHGIHAEPTTFGLKLALWWDELNRCRTRLIQAKEGIQVCKISGAVGTHATIPPIIEKKVSEKLGLKVAPISNQIIQRDRHAHFVTTIALIGASLEKFGTEIRSLQRTEVREVEEPFSEGQTGSSAMPHKRNPELSERICGIARLLRGFSITAMENVALWHERDISHSSAERIILPDACMGLDYILSIFTYVMAGLRVYPENMMETIESTRGVIFSQRVLLSLIDKGLSRENAYGIVQKNAMRSWDDKLDFRELIRNEEMVKTVLKSDELNELFDYNYYTQYVSETFDECGILNK, from the coding sequence ATGATTGATAGATATGCAAGAGAAATAATGAAATCAATTTGGTCTGAAAAAACTAAATATGATAATTGGTTAAAAGTAGAATTAGCAGTTTGTGAAGCTTGGAGTGAGATAGGAATTATACCCTTAGAAGATATGAAAAAGTTACAAAATGCTACATATAATCTTATCCGTATTAATGAAATATTCGATCAAACTAAACACGACATGACAGCTTTTACTCGTTCGATTACTGAGCAAATAGGCGAAGAAGGTAGATGGATTCACCTTGGTATAACATCAAATGACGTAATAGATACTGCCCAAAACTTGCAATTAGTAGAATCTGCAAACCAATTATTAAATGAGCTAGAAAGTGCCATTACAGCTGTAAAAACAAAAGCTATTGAACATAAAAATACACTAATAATGGGTAGAACTCATGGAATACATGCTGAGCCTACTACTTTCGGATTAAAATTAGCACTGTGGTGGGATGAATTAAATCGGTGCCGTACAAGATTAATCCAGGCAAAAGAAGGTATACAGGTATGTAAAATTTCTGGTGCAGTTGGAACCCATGCTACAATTCCTCCTATCATCGAAAAAAAAGTTAGCGAAAAATTGGGTTTAAAAGTTGCTCCAATTTCAAATCAAATTATCCAAAGAGACCGACATGCTCATTTTGTAACAACTATAGCACTGATTGGTGCTTCATTAGAAAAGTTTGGAACTGAAATACGATCTCTACAACGAACAGAAGTCCGTGAAGTTGAAGAACCATTTTCAGAAGGCCAAACCGGCTCTTCTGCTATGCCACACAAACGAAATCCAGAATTATCAGAAAGAATATGTGGTATCGCTAGACTTCTCAGAGGGTTTTCTATTACAGCAATGGAAAATGTTGCTTTATGGCATGAGAGAGATATAAGTCACTCATCTGCTGAGAGAATAATATTACCTGATGCATGTATGGGTTTGGATTACATTCTTTCGATATTTACCTATGTTATGGCAGGACTTAGGGTTTATCCTGAAAATATGATGGAAACCATTGAATCAACACGTGGAGTTATATTTTCTCAAAGGGTTTTACTCTCTTTAATTGATAAAGGCTTAAGTAGGGAAAACGCCTATGGTATAGTTCAAAAGAATGCAATGAGATCTTGGGATGATAAACTAGACTTTCGAGAATTGATTCGAAATGAAGAAATGGTAAAAACAGTATTAAAATCAGATGAACTAAATGAATTATTTGATTATAATTATTACACACAATATGTTAGTGAAACTTTTGATGAGTGTGGAATATTAAATAAATAG
- a CDS encoding phosphoribosylaminoimidazolesuccinocarboxamide synthase yields MSLLTTTDLPNPIHKGKVRDTYDLGGGFLLMVATDRISAFDVVLPTGIPEKGIVLTEISAFWFNKTKHIIENHMVALSEDLAPTSSQFQNIPEEVSKRGMVVNRANRLDVECIVRGYLAGSAWSEYKSKGTIFGSKAPEGMKEGQKLETPIFTPTTKAEIGHDENITIEEMKGIFGEDLTNQLEKISIELYNYANDYSVSKGIILADTKFEFGMINDKLTIIDEVLTPDSSRFWDLDSYEEGSQPPNFDKQFVRDWLDTSGWDHEPPAPELPEDIVNKTIERYKLAYEMLTKA; encoded by the coding sequence ATGTCATTACTAACAACCACAGATCTACCAAATCCAATTCATAAAGGTAAAGTTAGAGACACTTACGATCTAGGAGGAGGTTTCTTATTAATGGTTGCTACTGATCGCATATCTGCTTTTGACGTAGTACTACCTACTGGAATTCCTGAAAAAGGAATTGTCCTTACTGAGATTTCTGCATTTTGGTTTAACAAAACAAAACATATTATTGAGAACCATATGGTTGCACTATCAGAGGACCTTGCTCCCACATCATCACAATTCCAAAATATTCCAGAGGAAGTATCGAAACGAGGAATGGTAGTAAACCGAGCAAACAGATTAGATGTAGAATGTATTGTAAGAGGATACCTTGCTGGTTCTGCTTGGTCGGAATACAAATCTAAAGGAACAATATTTGGATCTAAGGCACCTGAAGGTATGAAAGAAGGTCAAAAACTAGAAACGCCTATCTTTACTCCCACTACAAAAGCAGAAATAGGTCATGATGAAAATATCACGATAGAAGAAATGAAGGGAATATTTGGAGAAGATTTAACAAACCAATTAGAAAAAATAAGTATAGAGTTATACAATTATGCGAACGACTATTCTGTATCAAAGGGAATAATACTAGCAGATACAAAATTTGAATTTGGTATGATTAACGATAAATTAACAATCATTGACGAGGTTCTAACTCCAGACTCAAGTCGATTTTGGGATTTAGATTCTTATGAAGAAGGTAGTCAACCGCCAAACTTTGACAAACAATTTGTCAGAGATTGGCTGGATACTAGTGGTTGGGATCACGAACCCCCTGCCCCAGAATTACCAGAAGATATAGTTAATAAAACTATAGAAAGATATAAATTAGCATATGAAATGTTAACAAAAGCTTAG
- a CDS encoding DUF3105 domain-containing protein produces the protein MPDNIASKKTQQRKERRERQQTKGKTKNYFFLSISLIIAILITLSLFLPSITSTSNQPNQGGTNRASYKSGVGTPQTLMETAKHKDGIDIEYNTTPASSGDHWSVWAKCGFYNEEQKEENTVHNLEHGNIVMYHNLTQASQIQELREFTESLNNSKDWLIVSPLEKLPAGKISMVAWGVIQTFDTIDKSGIEKFFETYKGNIFSEETRGVGRGLPCTGTPTSMSK, from the coding sequence ATGCCAGATAATATAGCAAGTAAAAAAACACAGCAAAGAAAAGAGCGAAGAGAACGCCAACAAACAAAAGGAAAAACTAAAAATTACTTTTTCCTATCTATTTCTCTGATCATAGCAATACTCATTACTCTGTCTCTGTTTTTACCGTCAATAACAAGTACTTCAAATCAACCTAACCAAGGAGGTACTAATAGAGCAAGTTATAAATCAGGAGTTGGTACACCACAAACATTGATGGAAACTGCTAAACATAAAGATGGTATTGATATCGAATATAATACAACACCAGCATCTTCAGGTGATCACTGGTCAGTCTGGGCCAAGTGTGGATTTTATAATGAAGAACAAAAAGAAGAAAATACAGTCCACAACTTAGAGCACGGCAATATAGTTATGTATCATAACTTAACTCAAGCTTCACAAATACAAGAACTCAGAGAATTTACTGAAAGTTTAAACAATTCAAAAGATTGGTTAATCGTAAGTCCCTTAGAAAAACTACCTGCAGGCAAAATTTCTATGGTAGCCTGGGGTGTAATTCAAACATTTGACACAATAGACAAATCAGGTATTGAAAAATTCTTTGAAACATACAAAGGTAACATTTTTAGCGAAGAGACACGGGGTGTTGGGCGCGGGTTACCATGTACTGGTACTCCAACATCAATGTCAAAATAA
- the purS gene encoding phosphoribosylformylglycinamidine synthase subunit PurS, with translation MLIAKIHITLKEEVSDPQGMTVKSSLSRIGLNNIQSVRIGKYIEVTLDTDSHKDAENNVKVMCEELLVNQVIEQYTFEITHV, from the coding sequence ATGTTGATAGCAAAAATACATATAACCTTAAAAGAAGAGGTAAGTGATCCTCAAGGCATGACTGTTAAAAGTTCGTTATCTCGTATAGGACTTAATAACATACAATCAGTACGAATTGGAAAATATATTGAAGTTACTCTAGACACTGATTCTCATAAAGATGCAGAAAATAATGTAAAAGTAATGTGTGAAGAATTATTAGTAAATCAAGTTATAGAACAATATACATTTGAAATCACACATGTCTAA
- a CDS encoding imidazoleglycerol-phosphate dehydratase — protein MNKLENKKRIASETRETRETKITASIDLDGTGKYKIKTGDPMFDHLVEQLSRHSLIDIDLIAEGDNITDEHHLIEDVSIMLGRLLKTALGNSKGIFRMGFALIPLDEVLARVAVDLSGRGYAVVKSELEGVMIGTFNGELIEHFLARFAIESGMNLNAQVLEGSDPHHKAEALFKGLARSLRTAVKIDPAISDVIPSTKGSL, from the coding sequence ATGAACAAATTAGAAAATAAAAAACGTATAGCAAGTGAAACTCGTGAAACGCGAGAAACTAAAATCACAGCTTCAATTGATCTGGATGGTACAGGGAAATACAAAATAAAAACTGGTGATCCTATGTTTGATCATCTAGTGGAGCAACTAAGTCGCCATTCATTAATTGATATCGATCTTATAGCAGAAGGTGACAATATTACAGATGAACATCATTTAATTGAGGATGTTTCGATTATGCTTGGTAGATTACTAAAAACTGCTTTAGGCAATAGTAAAGGGATATTTCGTATGGGTTTTGCTTTAATTCCTTTAGATGAAGTATTAGCACGTGTCGCGGTAGATCTTAGTGGTAGGGGATATGCTGTTGTTAAATCAGAATTAGAAGGGGTAATGATAGGAACTTTTAATGGTGAATTAATAGAACACTTTCTTGCAAGATTTGCTATTGAATCAGGAATGAACTTGAATGCGCAGGTTTTAGAAGGCTCTGATCCTCATCATAAAGCTGAAGCATTATTTAAAGGCTTGGCTAGATCTTTGAGAACTGCTGTCAAAATAGACCCAGCTATCAGCGATGTTATCCCAAGTACAAAAGGTTCATTATAG
- the hisC gene encoding histidinol-phosphate transaminase, whose protein sequence is MENQKKIDKLIIPRLQNMQPYVPIYPPDIMAEKFGVSENDIVKLDGNENMFGSSPKVAKALAEFKDYNIYPDPLQEKLREAIANYAGTSSDRIIAGAGSDEIIDLLIRLFIEPGDKICQPVPTFAMYSTFTELVGGETVSVSMDKNFEITEDSILSAIENGVKIVFLTSPNNPTGRLIDKSLVTKILQKDVLVIVDEAYYEFSGKTCIDLIDDYSNLVILRTFSKWAGLAGMRIGYGIMNPSLVSHLLVIKPPYNISIAAEIAVKASLEDLELLLERVDIIKKERDWMFEQLNEIPFMEPIKSDANFILTKIVNLDSVELYNRLLSKGILVRYYENELLRNYLRISIGSRDQNQKLLDFIKQ, encoded by the coding sequence ATGGAGAATCAGAAAAAAATTGATAAATTGATAATACCTCGGTTACAAAATATGCAACCATATGTTCCTATCTATCCGCCAGATATAATGGCTGAAAAGTTTGGCGTTTCGGAAAATGATATTGTAAAACTTGATGGAAATGAAAATATGTTTGGGTCTTCCCCTAAAGTTGCTAAAGCATTAGCTGAATTTAAAGACTACAATATATACCCAGACCCTTTACAAGAAAAACTAAGAGAAGCTATAGCTAATTATGCAGGAACTTCTTCTGATAGAATTATTGCTGGAGCGGGTAGCGATGAGATTATTGACTTATTGATAAGACTTTTCATTGAACCTGGTGATAAGATATGTCAGCCAGTCCCAACTTTTGCTATGTATTCAACATTTACTGAATTAGTTGGTGGAGAAACGGTTTCAGTGTCTATGGATAAAAATTTCGAGATCACCGAAGATTCAATATTATCTGCCATTGAAAATGGGGTTAAGATTGTATTTTTAACTTCACCAAATAATCCGACTGGACGTTTAATTGATAAAAGTCTTGTTACAAAAATTTTGCAAAAAGATGTTTTAGTTATAGTAGATGAAGCATACTATGAATTTTCAGGTAAAACGTGTATAGATCTAATTGATGATTATTCCAATTTAGTAATACTACGTACTTTTAGTAAATGGGCTGGTTTAGCAGGGATGAGAATCGGGTATGGCATAATGAATCCAAGTTTGGTATCACATTTATTAGTAATAAAACCACCATACAATATTTCTATTGCAGCAGAAATTGCCGTTAAGGCTTCTTTAGAGGATTTAGAATTACTTCTTGAACGGGTGGATATTATAAAAAAAGAACGAGACTGGATGTTTGAACAGCTTAATGAAATCCCATTTATGGAGCCCATAAAATCTGACGCAAATTTTATACTCACAAAAATTGTTAATCTAGATTCAGTTGAGTTGTATAATAGATTGCTATCAAAAGGTATTCTTGTACGTTATTATGAAAATGAATTATTAAGAAATTACCTTCGTATTAGTATAGGTTCTCGTGACCAAAATCAAAAACTTTTAGATTTTATAAAACAATAA
- the hisD gene encoding histidinol dehydrogenase: MKIIKNIEAARSFIQDRNTANAGELSQNSVSSSYNESVDKILENVRIHGDQALIEYTKEFDKVNITKIQLSDEDISNGAKNISNELLDALKISSKRIYEFAKRTMPSSWFDVETGLGESVVPMQKVGLYVPGGTATYPSTVLMSSMIAKAVGVPEIILCTPPKANGMPDDSILAAAQIAGIDKVYSIGGAQAIAAMAYGTQTIPKVDKICGPGNIFVTLAKKKVFGEVGIDGLFGPTETVVIADDIARPEFCAADMLAQAEHDELAFPVLITTSENILKKVEIELNEQLEKLERNEIAKKSIDNNCALILVDNIQLCVELTNLIAPEHVCLNIQNANDWVNHIINAGAIFVGDYSAEVMGDYIAGPSHTLPTFGTSRYSSYLGAQQFIKYMPIIGLDNKTVKELIPTAMIISEHEGLTGHRESARIRL; this comes from the coding sequence ATGAAAATTATAAAAAATATTGAGGCTGCACGCTCATTTATTCAAGATAGAAACACAGCTAATGCTGGAGAGTTGTCACAAAATTCAGTTTCATCATCTTATAATGAATCTGTAGATAAAATACTTGAAAATGTACGAATTCACGGCGATCAAGCTTTAATTGAATATACCAAAGAATTTGATAAAGTTAATATAACAAAAATTCAATTGAGTGATGAAGATATTAGTAATGGTGCTAAAAATATTTCAAATGAACTTTTAGATGCTTTAAAAATTTCTTCCAAAAGGATATATGAATTTGCTAAACGGACTATGCCGTCAAGTTGGTTTGATGTTGAAACAGGTTTAGGAGAATCGGTCGTTCCTATGCAAAAAGTAGGTTTATATGTTCCTGGAGGAACTGCTACTTATCCTTCTACTGTACTTATGTCTTCTATGATAGCTAAGGCAGTAGGAGTTCCGGAAATTATTTTGTGTACCCCTCCTAAAGCAAATGGCATGCCCGATGATAGTATACTTGCTGCTGCTCAAATAGCTGGTATCGATAAGGTGTATTCCATTGGAGGGGCTCAAGCAATCGCAGCTATGGCTTATGGAACACAAACAATACCCAAAGTGGATAAAATATGTGGCCCCGGTAACATATTTGTTACTTTGGCAAAGAAAAAAGTATTTGGAGAAGTGGGAATAGACGGATTATTCGGACCAACTGAGACAGTCGTTATAGCAGATGATATTGCTCGACCAGAGTTTTGTGCGGCAGATATGTTAGCACAGGCTGAGCATGATGAATTAGCTTTTCCTGTTCTTATTACTACATCTGAAAATATTTTGAAAAAAGTAGAAATAGAACTCAATGAACAATTAGAGAAATTAGAGAGAAATGAAATTGCAAAAAAATCAATAGATAATAATTGTGCATTGATATTGGTTGATAATATTCAATTATGTGTCGAGCTTACTAATTTGATTGCTCCAGAGCATGTTTGTTTAAATATTCAAAATGCTAATGATTGGGTAAATCATATTATTAATGCAGGTGCTATTTTTGTAGGAGACTATTCTGCAGAAGTGATGGGCGATTATATTGCTGGACCAAGTCACACTTTACCTACTTTTGGAACATCAAGGTACTCATCGTATCTTGGAGCACAACAATTTATTAAATATATGCCGATAATAGGATTAGATAATAAAACTGTAAAAGAATTGATACCAACTGCTATGATTATATCAGAGCATGAAGGCTTGACAGGTCATAGGGAATCTGCTCGAATTCGTCTATAA
- a CDS encoding zinc dependent phospholipase C family protein, with protein MPNLVAHIGFGLDCIGLEEDSLISNNIGSFLLGCCSPDVRIITKMSRDNTHFVPISNKIIGTGTHNLFKENPKLLNKESLNSVTKSFLAGYILHLVADETWIIDMYRPYFGNRNVFPNKIIGNIMDRAMQLDMDRETHLQHENFSGYTHELAIDFDDIEIDFISNESFKEFTDTIKRVFSNAFDWSRLIFMIRRQYPDKDSGMAESLANDFIKNLPDSLEDLYHQVPKKEIKAYRANIISSWQSLIKEYLL; from the coding sequence ATGCCTAATCTAGTGGCTCACATAGGTTTTGGATTGGACTGTATAGGTTTAGAAGAAGATTCACTAATATCTAATAATATAGGTTCATTTTTATTAGGTTGTTGTTCTCCTGATGTAAGAATTATTACTAAAATGAGTCGAGATAACACGCATTTTGTCCCTATATCAAATAAGATAATTGGAACAGGTACGCACAATTTATTTAAAGAAAACCCTAAACTTTTAAATAAAGAATCATTAAATTCTGTAACAAAATCTTTTCTAGCAGGTTATATACTTCACTTAGTAGCTGATGAAACATGGATTATTGATATGTATCGACCATACTTTGGTAATAGAAACGTTTTCCCAAATAAAATTATTGGCAATATTATGGATAGAGCTATGCAACTAGATATGGACAGAGAAACTCATTTACAACATGAAAACTTTAGTGGATATACTCATGAATTAGCTATAGATTTTGATGATATTGAAATTGATTTTATATCAAATGAATCATTTAAAGAATTTACTGATACAATTAAGCGGGTTTTTAGCAATGCATTTGATTGGAGCAGATTAATATTTATGATAAGAAGGCAGTATCCAGATAAAGATAGCGGAATGGCAGAATCTTTGGCTAATGACTTTATAAAAAATTTACCTGATAGTTTAGAAGATTTATATCATCAAGTACCTAAAAAAGAGATAAAAGCCTATAGAGCCAATATAATAAGCAGCTGGCAATCATTAATAAAGGAGTATCTACTATGA